AATACCGCGCAGAACCTGTACGCGCGTATCTCCCTCGCCGAAGAATTTCTCAACACGTACGCAGCGGACAGCGGATTCCATCGACCACGCCTCGGGTTAGCGAAAGACCACTGCTGGTTCGAGAAAGAGAACTTTGCGAATACTGAGCAGACTGGCCAGTACGACGATGACTGTCACCGCCCCGGCAGCGATCAGCATGATCTCCCAGTACATATGGAAGCCTTTCAAGGCAGGCACTCCACCAGTGCCCTCGAAAAAAATGGCGGCTAAACCCATTCCCAATCCGTAACCAATACAGCCAACGGTAAAGCCTTGAGTCAGGATCATGCCAATAATTCGCAGATTGGAGAGTCCCATCGCCTTCAAGGCTCCGAACTGCTTGAGATTTTCGAGAGTGAAGAGGTAAAATGTCTGCCCGGCAATTGCGACCCCCACTACGAATCCCAGCATCACCGTGATGCCGAAGTTCACCGGAATACCCGTTGAAGAGAGATAGAATTGAATCGTCTCCCAACAGAAAGCCTCCTGGGTTACCGCTTTCAATCGCGTCTGTTGTTGAATCCTCTGGCACAGATCATTGTGATTCACCCCCTCCTGAGCTTTAACCACCAGGAAGGTCAATAGCCGTCGTTCGGGAGGTGCGAAATTCAGAGCGTTCGAGTAACGGGTATAAAAGATAGCGTTGGAAAGAAATGGAGGATTTGCTTCACAAATGCCGACGACTACCGCCCGACAGTCATTCATCTCCAGCACTTGCCCCAACCGAAAGGGCTGACCCGGCCAGAGGTAGTTATAACCGATGGTATCCACGATCACAGCATCGGGCTTTTTGAGATCGGCAATATCTCCCATTACCAAGGTTCGGGGCAAACCGATTAAGCTGTTGTCATCAACTCCGATCAGGATCACCTGTCGGAAGTCGCCTTTAACCCCCTGCTCGTTGCCCTGAGCCAACCTGGCACGAATGCTTCCTTTGAACAGTCGTACAGCCCATTCCACCCCGGCCACACTGCGAACTCGATCCACATCGGTATCCGCCAGAGGCAATGCTTCATCGATGTAACGGGTATTGGGATCCATCACCCAGATATCGGCCTCGCGGACATCGCGAATCACACTGGTGGTACGCGCCATCAGACTGATGAAAATGGAGATTTGGTGTGCCATCAAAAGAGAGGCGAAAGTCACTCCGAAAATAATCCCCAAGTACTTGGCCCGATCTCCCGTGAGCATTTTGAGTGCAAGCCAAATCATCAATTAGCTCCGGGTATGACCCCAGTTTACAGAGCCGATCAATTTAACGTCCGCGGGACTGATTGAAGTACTCAGTTTCTCCGCACCCTACTCCGACAGTGCGTCATCGTGATGTAAGGTGTAATCCACGTCAAGTGCAGCCTGATCAGGAGTTCGATTTCTAATCGGGATTACTACACGCGAAGGATAACTGCTCTAAGAGAAACTTAAAAGAACTGAAATGTCCCCATTCACCATAGTTAGCAAGGGTGGGGACGCCGCTGTCAAGTGTCCGGACAACTTTCATCAAAATTTCAGACTCAATGGATTCGAATTATTGAATGGATTGCAGGAAGTGGCAATCAGGCAGCGAACTTCGATTCCTCATCATCCTCCAGACGGTCGCTTCGCCGCTTACGATATCGGCTCAGTCGGCCCTGGCCGTTCTCTTCGATATGGAACAAGGGCAGGCCTATCCCCCAAATGATTGCCGCAAATCTCAAACCTCCGACCGTTACTATGCCCAATCCGGAAGCAATGTGACTATCCATTCCTGCGGCTTGCAAGCCCAGATAAAGCGTCGCTCCCACCAGGGCCGCCGTGGCGTAAAGTCGGCCACCACGCATAACCAGGGGAATTTCGTTGGTCATCACATCGCGGATAATACCGCCGGCACACCCAGTGACCACTCCCATCATGGCGGCAAGAATTCCGCCATGACCAGCCTGTTCGGTGATCTGCACTCCGACGATGGTGAACACGGCCAGACTCAGGCCGTCGCCGGTCAGAAGCAATTTTTGCGGGGGAGGCCAGATCCGAACGTAGATCAAAGTCAAAAGAGCGGACAAAATGATCACGTAAAGGAAGATGGGATTTTCCACCCAGAAGATTGGATGGCGATTGAGTAAAAGGTCCCGGATGGTTCCGCCGCCCACCGAGGTGACGATCGCGATAACCATCACGCCCATGAGATCGAGATTTTTGCGACCGGCAATTAAAACGCTACTTATGGCCGCGATTGATACACCGCTGATCTCCATAATTCTCAGAATCGTCATCGCCAGTCTCAATATGCGCAGTTTTTTTGAGGTCGCTATCAGGGAGGACAAGTCCACCCGTCGGGGGTTCGCGAGAAATTCCCTGATTGGCCCTTATGAGGGCGCCAGCCATTTCTGTCAAGTCCGTTCGAGAGGCAACGGATACGGAATTTCTCTCTACTCCGGTTTTGAGGGCGCGGGAAGCGAAGACGAAAGTCCGGCCAACTCGGTCAAGAGGGTCGGATTTCCCGTGAAAGGCTTCTTACCGGTCTGAGCCCAAATGATGATTCCCTGGGAATTAATCACGTAGGTGCCATGAATTTCCCATTCTTTGCGGCCCTCACCGGCCGGGGCATAAACGCCGAATTTCTGGGCGATCAAATGATCCGGATCGGTTAGGACGGGAAATTTAAATCGGCCGTATTCCGCATAGCGTTCCTGCGTCAACTGGATCGGATCGGAACTCACGGCCAGAACTTCCGCACCGGTTTCACGAAAGTAATTGTAATCTTCATTGAGACCAAATAATTGACTGACGCAATGGTCGCACCAATAGCCCAGGTAAAACACCAATACTACAGGTCCTTTTTTCAACTTCTCGCTCAATCGAACATCATTGCCGTCAGCATCCTTTAAGGTGAAATCGGGGGCCGGCTTACCCAGCAGCGGGTGAGCTTGCGTGGCGACCAGCTTCTCTCGATTGGATTCGATCAACTGGGTAAGGGTGCCGCTCAAAGGCATCGGCTTCGTTTCGCGAAGATCCATCTGCGCCATCTCGGCGAGGTTCTCCTTACCGATGCGCGTGAACCACATCACACAACCCATTGCCACCAAACCCAAGATGATCCAACAGACCGCCTGGGGAGAGGAACTCCGACAAGGAGCGCAATAGTCCGGATCTTCAGATGTTCTCATGATGTAGGCCTCGCACAGGCGCGACTATCTTTCTGGTATTGCCACCAAACGGCTATCAAAGGCAGGAACACCACAATACAGATCGCTCCGATCTCGGTAGCACTCAATTGCGATATCGAATGGTGGTGTTCTGCGGATTTTGGCTTGCAACAGGGACCGGGAGTGAGGGGTGCAATCAGCGGCACGACACTTTTACCCTCATCGATGAACTGAACCAGGATCGGCGGTACGGGTTCGCCGCCATGGTTGAACTCGACTCGACAATCCAAAGTGTTCGGTTTGGGACATTCCACCCGGCCGTTTTCGTCTGTCTCGCCCTCGGCCCATAATTGTCCATTGGGCAGAAAGATCTTCAACTTGCAAGGCAACGGGCTGCGATCTTCTTTAATGATGCGAATGCTGAGAAAACCGTTCTCCAGAGTGAATGTGGCTTCCGGACCTTCGGCGCGTGCGGAGAAAGGGGCGAATAAAAAAAGAACAACAGCAGCAATTATTCTCGACCGCATTTCCGCGCATCCTAAAGAGATTTCCTTTCTTTAGTATACGCAAATGGAGCTGGCTCCGAGAAAGCGAAAGAGTTCTGGACGCAAATTTTTATGAGAGCATCAACGGCAAAGACGGTTCGTTATTGAGGAAGGACGTAATTGAAGCCTGTGGACGAGCCCGACTGACCAGTACATCCTCTCGCCCAGTCTGTTCTGTCTGAGTCGAAGCGAACAAGGGCGTTACAGTTGCGATAGTCGCTGGAACGGATGCGATCTGAACGCTGTTACCCGAGGCATTGAAATAGTTCACCGAACCATCGTTGGTCGTCGCTACGATCTTGGCGGTCCCGGTTGAGGTATTAGTGGTGACATTGACACCGGTTGAATTGCTGCCGAATGCCATGAAACTAAGCGTCAGGACCGGACTACCGCTGATGATCGAAAATGCTTCGATGTGACTGGCCCCCAAAGCAGAGCCGGTGATGATGGAAGCCTTGCCATTACCACTGATATTCCCTGCCGCGACGCTGACGCCACCTATGTAACCAGCGGCATAAGCGTAGAAGCTTACCTGGGGATTGGGGTTGGTGGAGTTGGAGACATCGAACACCTTCACGTGTCCCTGCGTTCCAAATCCCGAACCGGTAATGATTTCGTCGTAGCCACTACCCATCACATCCCCGGCAGCGACGGAAATGGCCCCATTGTAGCCGGGGTAGGTCAGGAAACTGCGCAGCAAAGTCCCATTGTTTCCATCGAAAACCTGGACGTGTCCACCCCCTCCCAAACCGGCTCCAACAATAATTTCCTGAGTGCCATTACCCAGTACGTTCCCGAGTGCCACACTCACTCCTCCCAGGAACGAGGGATCGAAAGCGTAAAAGGAGAATTTCAGACTGCCCGTCGAGGGGTCGAATACCTGAATCAGAGGGGGACTGCCGTAAGCTCCGGCGGAAATTTGTAGCACCGAAGACCCGTAGTAATAATCAGAGGTTTGACCGCTGGTGCCGTTTCGATTTTGGTCCAGACCATTCCCGGCCAGATCCTTCGCGGCATTATTGATCACCAGGTTGTAGCGTCCGCCTACAGTTCCGTTGGCGAAATGAATGTCGAATTGCGTGTTATTCGAACCGGCCACCGCCGTGATCGAAGTAATCGGTACGGTACTGCCGTTGGGCGAGGTAATACTGACTGCATTCTGCAAGGAAGCGATGTTGATCGCCGAACTGAAAGTTACCCGTACGTTGTTCAAATTGGTGACCGCACTCCCCGAGAAAACCGACGACGTGACATAAGGGCCACTGACGGTGGGGCTGGAGGTTACCGGTGCAGAACTGGACATACTGGCCGCGACCGCCTTAGCGAGATCGAGTTTGCCACCGGTTTTCACTTTTCCTTGAAGGCCGGCAACAGGATCGACGTTCTGCTCAATGTCTGCAATGACTTGCTGGTAAGTCCAGTTGGGATGCAGACTATAGATGAGCGCCACGGCGCCGGTCACAAACGGTGCCGCCATGGAAGTGCCCGAGTAGTAGGCATAGCCGCCATTGAGCGTGGTACTCAAAATGCTGACGCCGGGAGCGGCCAGATCCACAGTATTCGGACCGTAATTCGAAAAACTGGCCAGGTTATTATTGGAGTCGATGGCCGCGACTGTAATGACGTTGCTGTAGCTATAACTGGCGGGATAGTCGGGATTGGTGTCGATATTCGTACCACTGTTTCCGGCGGCAGTGACGATGATCACACCATGATTTTGAGCATTTTGTATGGCGGCTGCCATTCCGGGGTCGTAAGCTCCGCCGGAGAAGCTCATGTTCACGACTTTGGCGCCATTGGCCACGGCGTAGTTCAGAGCACGAATCGCGTTACTCATCTGACCGTTGCCCGAAGAATCGAGAAACTTCAGAGCCATGATCTTAACGTTCCAATCGACTCCGGCGACACCGATGCCATTGTTTCCCACGGCTCCGATAATCCCGGCCACGACGGTACCATGCCCGTTGTCGTCCATCGGGTTGGCGGTGTTATTCAAAAAATTGTAGCCCAGGCCCGACCAGATGTTACCGGCCAAGTCGGGGGCGTTGTAGTCGACGCCGGAATCAATGGTCGCCACCAGGACACTTTGAGCGCCTGTGGTTATCGACCAGGCACCCGCCGCGTTGATATTCTGCAAAGCCCACTGGCTGCTGGAGTAGGGATCGTTGGTGATGCTGGCGGCCGCCATGGTCACGGTATAGTCGGGTTGGGCAAACGTAACATTCGAATCGGCCCAGTAATAGGCCAGAGCCTGCTCGACGTTGAAGCTACTCTTGAGATCGATTCGATATTCGCCGTTGCCGAGATCGACGGCATCTTGGGCGGGAGTTCCAAAAGTAGCCGGGGAATTCGTCCAACCCACGATGATCGAATGGGGATCATAAGGAGCTGAATTGATCAGCGAGATGGGTGTGGCTGCGCTTAAAAGATCGCGTGCTTCAAGAGCTTCCACCCCCAGAGGACGGGTGGTCTGTGGGATTCGCATGGTGCCTTCTCAGGGTGATAATCTGCATAAACTTTGACGGTCGGCTAAACTTAACCGGTGGTTGCTAAAGTGCTTTGCGCCGGGGTTCTGCCATCTGCACGCTCCATGCTAGTTTGAAACGTTTTAGCCGTCAAAAGGAAAGAACCGGTAGTGCCGTCCGGGATAAGTCTCTGGTGGTCGGACAATCCGCAGAAACGCCAAGGTCGAACTGTTCCTAAAAGAATGTTGCGGTTTGGTTTAAAGAAATGAATTAAGCGAGTTCGCACACACTAAAGCAAGGACATCGGAAAGGATGTGCGATTCCCAGAGTATTCCGCAGGGATAAGTTACGATTTAGCTACGCAACGCCGTATTTGGAAAAAGGGTTGAGAATTTATGTCGGCGGGTTGGAAAATGCTGGAAATAAAAGTTATCCGGTACACTATCATATCCTACCATGAGCGACGCCGGGACTCTTCAAGATTCGTACCGCCACTGCTGGAGGGTGGTTCAACAGGCGCGGAGCAACTTTGGTTTTGCCTTTCTCATTCTCCCCCGATCGCAGCGCCGGGCCATGCATGCGATTTATGCCTTCATGCGTATTACCGATGACATTGGGGACGATTCCGTCACAGCGGAAAAAGAATTGTCGTTGAACCTGTGGGAACAGCAATTCGAAAGCATGCTGCGTGGGGAGTATCATCACCCGATCCACCCCGCCCTTCACGATACTCTGAAGCGTTATCCGGGTATCGATCCGCAGTGGTTCCGAGAGGTATTTGCCGGAGTTCAATCCGATCTGGCCCCAAAAAGTTATTCCAGCCTGCAGGAGTTGAATCAGTACTGCTATCAGGTGGCCGGGGTTGTGGGTTTAATCTGCCTGCCGATCTGGGGTTGCGCTTCGAGATTCGCCTATCCACTGGCCATCGCCGCCGGGCAAGCATTTCAGCTGACGAATATCTTGCGGGATCGCGATGAAGACCAGCGGAATCAACGTGTGTATTTCGATCCTTCGCGAATTGCTCTTGCGGATCTGGAGACACAAATCGAAGAGGATTATCGGAAAGCCCTGGGGTTGCTGCCGTTACTGCCACTACCCGGTCGAGCCATATTCGAAGTGATGTGGAACACCTATCATTCGATTTTTCTGAAGTTGAAATCGCGAAATTTTGAACCGGGATCAAGACCACGAATTTCGAAAACCCGCAAACTGGCGATTTTTGCCCGGGCACTGCCGACTCGATTGGGTTGGTCCATAGTCGTCCCGAAAGCTCAAAAAAAAGATCTCCTGAAACACCCTCCCCAACCCAAATCCGTGCTTGTGCTTGGCGGCGGCCTGGCGGGACTCTCCGCGGCCGTGAAACTTGCCAGCTCCGGCCATCAGGTCACCTTACTGGAATCGAAAAATCGGCTGGGGGGACGGGCGGGTTCTTTTCAGGATGCGATTAGCGGCCAGAAAATCGATGCCTGCCAGCACGTCACCTTGGGCTGCTGTACCGCCTTCGCCGAGTACTGTCGCATTACAGGAACCGAAGAGTTGCTCGAAAAGCAGAGCGAGCTCTATTTCCAGGCTTCCGATCGCCGCGTCGATATTTTTAGCGGGGATGCTCTTCCCGCGCCTTTTCATCTGGGCCGGGCCTTCCTGCGGTTGCGATTTCTGACAGCTCTGGAAAAGATCCAGGTAGCCTATGGGCTTTCGCATCTGGTCAGAAAGTCCGCACAGCAAGATCCTCCTTTTTTGCCCTGGCTAAAAGCGCATTATCAATCTCCAAGGACCATCGAAAGATTCTGGAACGTGGTTCTGGTCAGTGCGCTCAATATGCGTGTGGAAGAAGTCGGGCTGAAATATGCTCGCAAAGTCTTCCGGGAAGCCTTCTGGGTTAATCGGGAAGGACTGAATATCTCGCTCCCTAAAACATCACTCGATTCCCTCTACGGCGAGACGCTGCGTCATTGGTTCGATCGCCACTCCGTTCGGCTGGAGTTGAATGCAGGAGTGCAGCAGATTTCATTCGACCGCTATCATCGAGCGACCTCAGTCACCCTGCATGATGGACGGCAGTTTGCAGCCGATGCAATCATTTCCGCATTACCCTTTGAAAGGCTCCTCGATCTCCTACCGCATGAACTCGTA
The genomic region above belongs to Telmatocola sphagniphila and contains:
- the hpnE gene encoding hydroxysqualene dehydroxylase HpnE, which translates into the protein MSDAGTLQDSYRHCWRVVQQARSNFGFAFLILPRSQRRAMHAIYAFMRITDDIGDDSVTAEKELSLNLWEQQFESMLRGEYHHPIHPALHDTLKRYPGIDPQWFREVFAGVQSDLAPKSYSSLQELNQYCYQVAGVVGLICLPIWGCASRFAYPLAIAAGQAFQLTNILRDRDEDQRNQRVYFDPSRIALADLETQIEEDYRKALGLLPLLPLPGRAIFEVMWNTYHSIFLKLKSRNFEPGSRPRISKTRKLAIFARALPTRLGWSIVVPKAQKKDLLKHPPQPKSVLVLGGGLAGLSAAVKLASSGHQVTLLESKNRLGGRAGSFQDAISGQKIDACQHVTLGCCTAFAEYCRITGTEELLEKQSELYFQASDRRVDIFSGDALPAPFHLGRAFLRLRFLTALEKIQVAYGLSHLVRKSAQQDPPFLPWLKAHYQSPRTIERFWNVVLVSALNMRVEEVGLKYARKVFREAFWVNREGLNISLPKTSLDSLYGETLRHWFDRHSVRLELNAGVQQISFDRYHRATSVTLHDGRQFAADAIISALPFERLLDLLPHELVGNQMSSDLAKLEFSPITSVHLWFDQSILQRPHVALVDCLGQWIFNRGESSPGEYYLQVVISASNRTFPGKSNDEIKSAIQEELKRLYPLTERARLLRSRVVTERRATFAPVPGVDRLRPGQDIGFKNFFLAGDYTQTGWPATMEGAVRSGFLAAARVASS
- a CDS encoding S8 family serine peptidase, yielding MRIPQTTRPLGVEALEARDLLSAATPISLINSAPYDPHSIIVGWTNSPATFGTPAQDAVDLGNGEYRIDLKSSFNVEQALAYYWADSNVTFAQPDYTVTMAAASITNDPYSSSQWALQNINAAGAWSITTGAQSVLVATIDSGVDYNAPDLAGNIWSGLGYNFLNNTANPMDDNGHGTVVAGIIGAVGNNGIGVAGVDWNVKIMALKFLDSSGNGQMSNAIRALNYAVANGAKVVNMSFSGGAYDPGMAAAIQNAQNHGVIIVTAAGNSGTNIDTNPDYPASYSYSNVITVAAIDSNNNLASFSNYGPNTVDLAAPGVSILSTTLNGGYAYYSGTSMAAPFVTGAVALIYSLHPNWTYQQVIADIEQNVDPVAGLQGKVKTGGKLDLAKAVAASMSSSAPVTSSPTVSGPYVTSSVFSGSAVTNLNNVRVTFSSAINIASLQNAVSITSPNGSTVPITSITAVAGSNNTQFDIHFANGTVGGRYNLVINNAAKDLAGNGLDQNRNGTSGQTSDYYYGSSVLQISAGAYGSPPLIQVFDPSTGSLKFSFYAFDPSFLGGVSVALGNVLGNGTQEIIVGAGLGGGGHVQVFDGNNGTLLRSFLTYPGYNGAISVAAGDVMGSGYDEIITGSGFGTQGHVKVFDVSNSTNPNPQVSFYAYAAGYIGGVSVAAGNISGNGKASIITGSALGASHIEAFSIISGSPVLTLSFMAFGSNSTGVNVTTNTSTGTAKIVATTNDGSVNYFNASGNSVQIASVPATIATVTPLFASTQTEQTGREDVLVSRARPQASITSFLNNEPSLPLMLS
- a CDS encoding trimeric intracellular cation channel family protein; translated protein: MTILRIMEISGVSIAAISSVLIAGRKNLDLMGVMVIAIVTSVGGGTIRDLLLNRHPIFWVENPIFLYVIILSALLTLIYVRIWPPPQKLLLTGDGLSLAVFTIVGVQITEQAGHGGILAAMMGVVTGCAGGIIRDVMTNEIPLVMRGGRLYATAALVGATLYLGLQAAGMDSHIASGLGIVTVGGLRFAAIIWGIGLPLFHIEENGQGRLSRYRKRRSDRLEDDEESKFAA
- a CDS encoding peroxiredoxin family protein; the protein is MRTSEDPDYCAPCRSSSPQAVCWIILGLVAMGCVMWFTRIGKENLAEMAQMDLRETKPMPLSGTLTQLIESNREKLVATQAHPLLGKPAPDFTLKDADGNDVRLSEKLKKGPVVLVFYLGYWCDHCVSQLFGLNEDYNYFRETGAEVLAVSSDPIQLTQERYAEYGRFKFPVLTDPDHLIAQKFGVYAPAGEGRKEWEIHGTYVINSQGIIIWAQTGKKPFTGNPTLLTELAGLSSSLPAPSKPE
- a CDS encoding ABC transporter permease, which encodes MIWLALKMLTGDRAKYLGIIFGVTFASLLMAHQISIFISLMARTTSVIRDVREADIWVMDPNTRYIDEALPLADTDVDRVRSVAGVEWAVRLFKGSIRARLAQGNEQGVKGDFRQVILIGVDDNSLIGLPRTLVMGDIADLKKPDAVIVDTIGYNYLWPGQPFRLGQVLEMNDCRAVVVGICEANPPFLSNAIFYTRYSNALNFAPPERRLLTFLVVKAQEGVNHNDLCQRIQQQTRLKAVTQEAFCWETIQFYLSSTGIPVNFGITVMLGFVVGVAIAGQTFYLFTLENLKQFGALKAMGLSNLRIIGMILTQGFTVGCIGYGLGMGLAAIFFEGTGGVPALKGFHMYWEIMLIAAGAVTVIVVLASLLSIRKVLFLEPAVVFR